One genomic region from Panthera tigris isolate Pti1 chromosome D1, P.tigris_Pti1_mat1.1, whole genome shotgun sequence encodes:
- the MRGPRF gene encoding mas-related G-protein coupled receptor member F, which translates to MVGNCSWEAHPGDRNKMCPGVSEAPALYGRGFLTMEQIATPPPPAVMDYIFLLLCLCGLVGNGLVLWLFGFSIKRSPFSVYFLHLAGADAGYLCSKAVLSVLNTGGFLGTFAAYVRAVCRVAGLCMFVAGVSLLPAVSSERCLSVVFPAWFWRRRPKRLSAVACALLWALSLLVTTVHNYFCVFLGHRASGVACRHMDAFLGILLFLVFCPLMVLPCLVLILHAECRARRRQRSAKLSHVVLATVSVFLVSSIYLGVDWFLFWVFQIPAPFPEYVTDLCICINSSAKPVVYFLAGRDKSQRLWEPLRVVFQRALRDGAELGEAGGGTPNTVTMEMQCPSGNAS; encoded by the exons ATGGTGGGAAACTGTTCCTGGGAGGCCCACCCCGGGGACAGGAACAAG ATGTGTCCCGGCGTGAGCGAGGCCCCGGCGCTCTACGGCCGTGGCTTCCTGACCATGGAGCAGATCGCCACGCCGCCACCGCCGGCCGTCATGGACTACATCTTCCTGCTCCTGTGTCTGTGTGGCCTGGTGGGCAACGGGCTGGTCCTGTGGCTTTTCGGCTTCTCCATCAAGAGGAGCCCCTTCTCCGTCTACTTCCTGCACCTGGCCGGCGCTGACGCCGGCTACCTCTGCAGCAAGGCCGTGCTCTCCGTCCTGAACACGGGCGGCTTCCTGGGCACGTTCGCCGCCTACGTCCGCGCCGTGTGCAGGGTCGCGGGGCTCTGCATGTTTGTCGCCGGCGTGAGCCTCCTGCCGGCCGTCAGCTCGGAGCGCTGCCTGTCGGTCGTCTTCCCCGCCTGGTTCTGGCGCCGTCGGCCCAAGCGCCTGTCGGCCGTGGCGTGCGCCCTGCTCTGGGCCCTGTCGCTCCTGGTCACCACCGTCCACAACTACTTCTGCGTGTTCCTGGGCCACCGAGCGTCCGGCGTGGCCTGCAGGCACATGGACGCCTTCCTGGGCATCCTGCTTTTTCTGGTCTTCTGCCCGCTCATGGTGCTGCCCTGCCTGGTGCTCATCCTGCACGCGGAGTGCAGGGCCCGGAGGCGCCAGCGCTCCGCGAAGCTCAGCCACGTCGTCCTGGCCACGGTCTCGGTGTTCCTCGTGTCCTCCATCTACCTGGGGGTCGACTGGTTCCTCTTTTGGGTCTTCCAGATCCCGGCCCCCTTCCCCGAGTATGTCACCGACCTGTGCATCTGCATCAACAGCAGTGCCAAGCCGGTCGTGTACTTCCTGGCCGGGAGGGACAAGTCACAGCGGCTGTGGGAGCCTCTCAGGGTGGTCTTCCAGCGGGCCCTGCGAGACGGCGCCGAGCTGGGGGAGGCCGGGGGCGGCACGCCCAACACGGTCACCATGGAGATGCAGTGCCCCTCTGGGAACGCCTCCTGA